One window from the genome of Streptomyces sp. NBC_00597 encodes:
- a CDS encoding SDR family oxidoreductase, which produces MAGIEGKNEGKNDGKNEVENEGRIRGKVVAITGAGSGIGEATALLLAERGAKVVLGARRTERLEALAARIEQAGGEAAWIRTDVTLREDLTGLVDLACDRFGRIDVLVGNAGVGLISPLDELRVEDWEKMIDVNLKGVLYGIAAALPVFRELGSGHFVNVVSTAGLRIVPSQAVYAATKNAVRTLSEGLRQEAGDSLRVTVVSPGITRTEFADSMPPQMQAQVRARMDRTAIPPDAIARAIAYAIEQPDNVDVGDIVVRPTAQD; this is translated from the coding sequence ATGGCGGGTATCGAAGGCAAGAACGAAGGCAAGAACGACGGAAAGAACGAAGTCGAGAACGAAGGAAGGATCCGAGGCAAGGTAGTCGCCATCACGGGCGCCGGCAGCGGCATCGGCGAGGCGACCGCCCTGCTGCTCGCCGAACGCGGCGCCAAGGTCGTCCTCGGCGCGCGCCGGACGGAGCGGCTCGAAGCCCTCGCCGCCCGCATCGAGCAGGCCGGCGGCGAAGCCGCGTGGATCCGCACCGACGTCACGCTCCGCGAGGACCTGACCGGCCTCGTCGACCTGGCCTGCGACCGCTTCGGCAGGATCGACGTCCTCGTCGGCAATGCCGGGGTCGGCCTGATCTCCCCGCTGGACGAGCTCCGCGTCGAGGACTGGGAGAAGATGATCGACGTCAACCTCAAGGGCGTCCTGTACGGGATCGCCGCGGCCCTGCCGGTCTTCCGCGAGCTGGGCTCCGGCCACTTCGTGAACGTCGTCTCCACGGCCGGACTCCGGATCGTCCCGAGCCAGGCGGTGTACGCCGCCACCAAGAACGCCGTACGCACCCTCTCCGAGGGCCTGCGCCAGGAGGCCGGCGACAGCCTGCGCGTCACGGTCGTCTCGCCGGGCATCACCCGCACGGAATTCGCGGACTCCATGCCACCGCAGATGCAGGCCCAGGTCCGCGCCCGCATGGACAGGACGGCGATCCCGCCGGACGCCATAGCCCGCGCCATCGCCTACGCCATCGAACAGCCGGACAACGTGGACGTGGGCGACATCGTCGTCCGCCCCACCGCGCAGGACTAG
- the dacB gene encoding D-alanyl-D-alanine carboxypeptidase/D-alanyl-D-alanine-endopeptidase, with protein sequence MGHPIRAAAIRRRAAAVFAALLLLTLASGTGARAAPAPSPWPYGDAGDPGRLDPRITAIMRKPEYRHAQWGLLQTEPANGRVLHSMFPEQFFIPGSTAKLFPVSGTWRTLGTDHRFVTPVYAVGDRNGATLTGDLDLVAQGDLTLGGRTRPDGTVAYTDLDHTYANDFPGATLTPENPLAGIDQLARQVRASGITRVEGDVIVDSRLFAPDTVLVPTPTPLIINDNLIDLLTTPGDRAGAAARLDWRPKVAPYRVSSTVKTVAAGQPTNITVTATDGGTRILLSGTIAADAKPLLRTSPITDPNTFGRTALIEALARAGVRVTADASGPNPAARLPRSYDGRPRVAAYTSPPYDQYAKLILKVSHNLGANLGICLMAVTTGSHQCADGFPVLAGFLDRAGVDRKQAELMDGRGGNPADRATPRALVQMLAYWQRTPDAQRFREALPILGVDGLLAENCRSCPARGKVFGKTGAAVGGDSLNDRLAVGAITIAGYLDKGGGRFDTFYAGVNGASTPTADPVDVLSIANDLALIAAYLQESP encoded by the coding sequence GTGGGACATCCGATACGCGCTGCGGCGATACGGCGCCGGGCGGCCGCCGTCTTCGCCGCCCTGCTGCTGTTGACACTCGCCTCGGGTACGGGCGCCCGTGCCGCGCCCGCTCCCTCGCCGTGGCCGTACGGCGATGCGGGCGACCCGGGCCGGCTCGACCCGCGCATCACGGCGATCATGCGCAAGCCCGAGTACCGGCACGCCCAGTGGGGACTCCTGCAGACCGAGCCGGCCAACGGGCGGGTGCTGCACAGCATGTTCCCCGAGCAGTTCTTCATCCCCGGTTCCACCGCGAAACTGTTCCCCGTCTCCGGTACCTGGCGCACCCTCGGCACGGACCACCGCTTCGTCACGCCCGTCTACGCCGTCGGCGACCGCAACGGCGCCACGCTGACCGGCGACCTCGACCTCGTCGCCCAGGGTGACCTCACCCTGGGCGGCCGGACGCGGCCCGACGGCACCGTGGCGTACACCGACCTCGACCACACCTACGCCAACGACTTCCCCGGAGCCACCCTCACTCCGGAGAACCCCCTCGCCGGCATCGACCAGCTCGCCCGGCAGGTCCGCGCCTCCGGCATCACCCGCGTCGAGGGCGACGTCATCGTCGACAGCCGCCTCTTCGCCCCCGACACGGTCCTCGTCCCCACCCCGACCCCGCTGATCATCAACGACAACCTCATCGACCTGCTGACCACGCCCGGCGACCGGGCGGGCGCCGCCGCCCGCCTGGACTGGCGTCCCAAGGTCGCCCCGTACCGGGTCAGCTCCACGGTCAAGACGGTCGCCGCCGGCCAACCCACGAACATCACCGTGACCGCCACCGACGGCGGCACCCGCATCCTGCTGTCCGGCACCATCGCGGCGGACGCCAAGCCGCTGCTGCGCACCTCTCCCATCACGGACCCGAACACCTTCGGCCGCACCGCGCTCATCGAGGCGCTCGCCCGGGCCGGCGTACGGGTCACCGCCGACGCGAGCGGCCCCAACCCCGCCGCCCGGCTGCCGCGTTCGTACGACGGCCGCCCGCGGGTGGCCGCGTACACCTCACCCCCCTACGACCAGTACGCCAAGCTCATCCTCAAGGTCAGCCACAACCTGGGCGCCAACCTCGGCATCTGCCTCATGGCCGTCACCACCGGCAGCCACCAGTGCGCCGACGGCTTCCCGGTCCTCGCCGGCTTCCTGGACCGGGCCGGCGTCGACCGCAAGCAGGCCGAACTCATGGACGGCCGCGGCGGCAACCCCGCCGACCGGGCCACCCCCCGGGCACTCGTGCAGATGCTGGCGTACTGGCAGCGCACCCCGGACGCACAACGCTTCCGGGAGGCGCTGCCCATCCTCGGCGTCGACGGTCTGCTGGCCGAGAACTGCCGCAGCTGCCCGGCGCGCGGGAAGGTCTTCGGCAAGACCGGTGCGGCAGTCGGCGGGGACTCCCTCAACGACCGGCTGGCCGTCGGCGCGATCACCATCGCCGGCTACCTCGACAAGGGCGGCGGCCGCTTCGACACCTTCTACGCGGGCGTCAACGGTGCCTCCACCCCGACCGCCGACCCCGTCGACGTCCTGTCCATCGCCAACGACCTGGCCCTGATCGCCGCGTACCTCCAGGAGTCGCCGTGA
- a CDS encoding ABC transporter ATP-binding protein, with amino-acid sequence MEPSASRGGPPGRGSVVLALRYYGRELARLRWWTAPAMLLPAVGNIGINYIAPLIVAKLVGRIADDTAGGLGLGPALPYVLAFAGVLLLSEAAWRAGLHCLNRLDALGIESLYVIGMDELFAKDAAFFHDNFAGSLTKRVLSFASRFEEFVDTLTFSVVGRFVPLLFGAVVLWRYEPLLVVALLVMIAVTGVCVLPLVRRRQALVNRREEAIARVSGHVSDSLMNMDTVRAFGAEDREAAEHRSRVARSRGLMLRSWDYGNLRIDTVVAPMSVVTNALGLLLAVTAVSVSGAGQGHGVEAVVVAFTYYSNATRIMFEFNQIYRRVESSMTEASQFTQLLLTPPTVLDPPSPEAAPEPERAGAVRFEKVTFAHAGAEPLFEGLELAVPSGAKIGLVGRSGGGKTTLTRLLLRMTDIDSGRILIGGQDISRMRQRDLRALMAYVPQDPAMFHRTLRENIAFARPGATDAEVRRAAEAAHVTEFADALPDGLDTMVGERGVKLSGGQRQRVALARAILRDAPILLLDEATSALDSESEILVQEALWRLMEGRTALVVAHRLSTVAHMDRLVVLDRGRILEQGTHRELLACDGTYAKLWQHQSGGFLDDAPSPAPSPSSDLR; translated from the coding sequence ATGGAACCGTCTGCATCACGAGGAGGCCCACCCGGCAGGGGATCGGTGGTCCTCGCACTTCGTTACTACGGCAGGGAGTTGGCGCGGCTGCGGTGGTGGACGGCGCCCGCCATGCTGCTGCCTGCCGTCGGCAACATCGGGATCAACTACATCGCGCCGCTGATCGTCGCGAAGCTCGTCGGCCGGATCGCCGACGATACCGCCGGCGGTCTCGGCCTGGGGCCGGCGCTCCCGTACGTCCTCGCCTTCGCCGGTGTCCTGCTGCTCTCCGAGGCCGCGTGGCGCGCCGGCCTGCACTGCCTGAACCGGCTCGACGCCCTCGGGATCGAGAGCCTGTACGTCATCGGCATGGACGAGCTGTTCGCGAAGGACGCCGCGTTCTTCCACGACAACTTCGCCGGTTCACTGACCAAGCGGGTCCTGAGCTTCGCCTCCCGCTTCGAGGAGTTCGTCGACACGCTGACCTTCTCGGTCGTGGGCCGGTTCGTGCCGCTGCTGTTCGGGGCGGTGGTGCTCTGGCGCTACGAACCGCTGCTCGTCGTCGCGCTCCTGGTCATGATCGCGGTGACGGGGGTGTGCGTACTGCCCCTCGTACGGCGCCGTCAGGCGCTCGTCAACCGGCGCGAGGAGGCGATCGCCCGGGTGTCGGGGCACGTCTCCGACAGTCTGATGAACATGGACACCGTCCGCGCGTTCGGTGCGGAGGACCGCGAGGCCGCCGAGCACCGCTCGCGGGTGGCGCGCTCGCGCGGGCTCATGCTGCGTTCGTGGGACTACGGCAACCTGCGGATCGACACCGTCGTCGCTCCGATGTCCGTGGTGACCAACGCGCTGGGCCTGCTGCTCGCCGTGACGGCCGTATCGGTCTCCGGGGCCGGGCAGGGGCACGGCGTGGAGGCGGTCGTGGTCGCGTTCACGTACTACTCCAACGCCACGCGGATCATGTTCGAGTTCAACCAGATCTACCGGCGGGTGGAGAGCTCGATGACGGAGGCCTCGCAGTTCACGCAGCTGCTGCTGACGCCGCCCACCGTACTCGACCCGCCGTCGCCGGAAGCGGCGCCGGAGCCGGAACGGGCCGGCGCGGTGCGGTTCGAGAAGGTGACCTTCGCGCACGCGGGCGCGGAGCCTTTGTTCGAGGGGCTGGAGCTGGCCGTGCCCAGCGGGGCGAAGATCGGGCTGGTGGGCCGGTCCGGCGGGGGCAAGACCACGCTGACCCGGCTGCTGCTGCGGATGACGGACATCGATTCGGGCCGGATCCTGATCGGCGGTCAGGACATCAGCAGGATGCGCCAGCGTGACCTGCGCGCCCTGATGGCCTACGTTCCGCAGGACCCGGCGATGTTCCACCGCACGCTGCGGGAGAACATCGCGTTCGCCCGGCCGGGCGCCACCGACGCCGAGGTCCGCCGTGCGGCCGAGGCGGCGCACGTCACGGAGTTCGCCGACGCGCTGCCGGACGGCCTCGACACCATGGTCGGTGAGCGCGGCGTGAAGCTGTCCGGCGGGCAGCGCCAACGGGTCGCGCTCGCCCGAGCGATCCTGCGCGACGCGCCGATCCTGCTGCTCGACGAGGCGACCAGCGCCCTGGACTCGGAGAGCGAGATCCTCGTCCAGGAGGCGCTGTGGCGCCTGATGGAAGGGCGGACCGCGCTCGTGGTCGCGCACCGGCTGAGCACGGTGGCCCACATGGACCGGCTCGTCGTCCTCGACCGCGGCCGCATCCTCGAACAGGGCACGCACCGGGAGCTGCTGGCCTGCGACGGCACCTACGCGAAGCTGTGGCAGCACCAGTCGGGCGGCTTCCTCGACGACGCGCCCTCCCCCGCCCCCTCGCCCTCTTCGGATCTGCGGTGA
- a CDS encoding PKD domain-containing protein, producing the protein MISAAVVAAAIGFIPATAQAAGPSAEPGRSTATAGSAQNTSAQNTSAQDASAQAAAKDAAAKDTAAKGANAKAGNAGAEYFEVGMGTSTSYAHTIGLATSVSTDQANSYAWYTVDWGDGTTNEEFGKADELVYLKHTYAEVGSHKITITATDKIAKLTSTTTKDVVVDGSEFTPHAPTRLLDTRDGTGAPAAGPVGANGTTRVKVVGNGGIPAGVTAVALNITATNASAGGHVIAYASGKKQPATSNVNFAAGQTVPNLAIVPVGEDGYVELANRSVGSVDLIADVTGYFTRTAASGYTSVKPSRLVDTRQGLGTAMGQAAAQSTFGVQIAGQGGLPAGVTAVALNVTVTDPKGAGHLTAFPSGQQAPSTSSVNFAAGQTVANAVIVPVGPDGKINIRNGAWSPTDVIVDVTGYYSADGKAAYLPMEPERKYDSRAGSFPLPLAGQKYHTETVWTSGRALEALVLNTTVTNPQGSGHLSVAPDPNTMDDYISGKAVKPTPPDSSVLNWTPGTTVSNLVQASTGTTGVIDFWNQGWDQTDLIVDLYGMYDKN; encoded by the coding sequence ATGATCTCCGCTGCCGTCGTCGCGGCAGCAATCGGCTTCATACCCGCCACCGCGCAGGCGGCGGGGCCGTCCGCCGAGCCCGGCCGGTCCACGGCCACGGCCGGTTCCGCGCAGAACACCTCCGCACAGAACACCTCCGCGCAGGATGCCTCCGCGCAGGCGGCGGCCAAGGATGCCGCCGCGAAGGACACCGCCGCGAAGGGCGCCAACGCCAAGGCCGGCAACGCCGGGGCCGAGTACTTCGAGGTGGGCATGGGGACGTCCACCTCCTACGCGCACACCATCGGACTGGCGACCTCCGTCAGCACCGACCAGGCCAACAGCTACGCCTGGTACACCGTCGACTGGGGCGACGGCACCACCAACGAGGAGTTCGGCAAGGCCGACGAGCTCGTCTACCTCAAGCACACGTACGCCGAGGTCGGCTCCCACAAGATCACGATCACGGCGACCGACAAGATCGCCAAGCTGACGTCCACCACCACCAAGGACGTCGTCGTGGACGGCTCCGAGTTCACCCCGCACGCGCCCACCCGGCTGCTGGACACCCGTGACGGCACCGGCGCGCCGGCCGCCGGCCCCGTCGGTGCGAACGGCACGACCCGGGTGAAGGTCGTCGGCAACGGGGGCATCCCCGCCGGGGTGACCGCCGTGGCGCTGAACATCACGGCCACCAACGCCTCGGCGGGCGGGCACGTCATCGCGTACGCCTCCGGCAAGAAGCAGCCGGCCACCTCGAACGTCAACTTCGCGGCGGGGCAGACCGTCCCGAACCTGGCGATCGTGCCGGTCGGTGAGGACGGGTACGTCGAGCTGGCCAACCGCAGCGTGGGTTCGGTGGACCTGATCGCCGACGTGACGGGCTACTTCACCCGCACCGCAGCCAGTGGCTACACCTCCGTCAAGCCGTCCCGGCTCGTCGACACCCGGCAGGGGCTCGGCACGGCCATGGGCCAGGCCGCAGCGCAGAGCACCTTCGGCGTGCAGATCGCCGGTCAGGGCGGGCTGCCGGCGGGCGTCACGGCCGTGGCCCTCAACGTCACGGTGACCGACCCGAAGGGCGCCGGTCACCTGACCGCCTTCCCGAGCGGCCAGCAGGCGCCGTCCACGTCGAGCGTGAACTTCGCCGCCGGGCAGACGGTCGCCAATGCGGTGATCGTGCCCGTCGGGCCGGACGGAAAGATCAACATCCGCAACGGCGCCTGGAGCCCGACCGACGTGATCGTGGACGTCACCGGCTACTACAGCGCCGACGGCAAGGCCGCCTACCTGCCGATGGAGCCCGAGCGCAAGTACGACTCGCGGGCCGGCAGCTTCCCCCTGCCCCTCGCCGGCCAGAAGTACCACACCGAGACCGTGTGGACGTCGGGCAGGGCGCTGGAGGCCCTCGTCCTGAACACGACGGTGACCAACCCGCAGGGCAGCGGGCACCTCTCGGTCGCACCGGACCCGAACACCATGGACGACTACATCTCCGGCAAGGCGGTCAAGCCGACCCCGCCGGACTCGTCCGTCCTGAACTGGACACCGGGCACCACCGTCTCCAACCTGGTCCAGGCGAGCACCGGAACCACCGGTGTCATCGACTTCTGGAACCAGGGCTGGGATCAGACCGACCTGATCGTCGACCTGTACGGCATGTACGACAAGAACTGA
- a CDS encoding vWA domain-containing protein, with amino-acid sequence MSGNQNYINHVALVLDASSSMSHLNRKVVEVADQQIAYLARRSQELDQETRVTVYVFADKVECIIYDKDVLRMPSLKQLYRVGGMTALLAATLKSQRELAQTAQLYGDHSFLTFVLTDGQENASHRCVDAPSKDPRELVQAVSQLIATQADNWTLAVLVPDQMGKREAMQCGFPKDNIAIWDATSTQGLEDAGEVIKQATEKFMVGRSQGIRGSRAVFSMGADTVNEDTIKAAGLTPVDPSGYQLIPVARDAGIREWVVESGNTYRTGCAFYQLSKSEKVQARKQIAVLEKKTDRVFTGPEARALLGLPDVEVRVKPDHNDDFTIFVQSTSVNRKLVPNTRLLLMS; translated from the coding sequence ATGTCCGGAAACCAGAACTACATCAATCACGTTGCTCTTGTGTTGGATGCCAGTTCTTCGATGTCGCATCTGAACCGTAAGGTCGTCGAAGTCGCCGACCAGCAGATTGCATATCTGGCGCGCCGGTCGCAGGAATTGGACCAGGAAACCCGTGTCACGGTGTACGTCTTCGCCGACAAGGTGGAGTGCATCATCTACGACAAGGACGTGCTGCGGATGCCGTCCCTGAAGCAGCTCTACCGGGTCGGTGGCATGACGGCTCTGCTGGCGGCCACGCTGAAGTCGCAGCGGGAGCTGGCGCAGACGGCGCAACTGTACGGCGACCACAGCTTCCTGACGTTCGTGCTGACCGATGGGCAGGAGAACGCGAGTCACCGCTGCGTGGACGCCCCTTCCAAGGACCCGCGTGAACTGGTGCAGGCCGTGTCGCAGCTGATCGCGACGCAGGCGGACAACTGGACGCTGGCCGTCCTCGTGCCGGACCAGATGGGCAAGCGCGAGGCCATGCAGTGCGGTTTCCCGAAGGACAACATCGCCATCTGGGACGCCACGAGCACGCAGGGTCTGGAAGACGCCGGCGAGGTCATCAAGCAGGCCACCGAAAAGTTCATGGTGGGCCGCTCCCAGGGCATTCGGGGATCGCGGGCAGTGTTCTCCATGGGTGCGGACACGGTGAACGAGGACACCATCAAGGCGGCCGGTCTCACCCCGGTCGATCCGTCGGGATACCAGCTGATTCCGGTGGCTCGTGACGCGGGAATCCGGGAATGGGTCGTCGAATCCGGGAACACTTATCGCACCGGTTGTGCGTTCTATCAGCTGAGCAAGTCGGAAAAGGTCCAGGCGCGGAAGCAGATTGCGGTGCTGGAGAAGAAGACGGACCGCGTGTTCACGGGACCGGAGGCGCGTGCCCTGCTCGGCCTGCCGGACGTGGAGGTCCGCGTCAAGCCCGACCACAACGACGACTTCACGATCTTCGTGCAGAGCACCAGCGTGAACCGGAAGCTCGTACCGAACACGCGGCTCCTGCTCATGAGCTGA
- a CDS encoding DM13 domain-containing protein, translating to MTRRMVTALIAAVVVLGAGLYWFQPWKLWQDQTVREASPTAHGAPTGASSAAPAARTVAAGVLISHEHSTTGTAKLVRLPDGSHTLRLENLETSNGPDLRVWLSDAPVKEGVDGWRVFADGKHVSLGKLKGNKGDQNYTVPAEVNIADYSSVTIWCDRFDVSFGAAPLRST from the coding sequence ATGACACGACGCATGGTCACCGCTCTGATCGCTGCCGTGGTGGTGCTGGGCGCGGGTCTGTACTGGTTCCAGCCGTGGAAGCTGTGGCAGGACCAGACGGTCCGGGAGGCCTCACCGACCGCGCACGGCGCCCCCACCGGAGCGAGCAGTGCCGCCCCCGCCGCGCGGACCGTCGCCGCCGGCGTACTGATCAGCCACGAGCACAGCACCACGGGCACGGCGAAGCTCGTCCGGCTCCCGGACGGCTCACACACCCTGCGCCTGGAGAACCTCGAAACGAGCAACGGCCCCGACCTGCGCGTCTGGCTCAGCGACGCACCGGTGAAGGAAGGGGTGGACGGCTGGCGCGTGTTCGCCGACGGCAAGCACGTGAGCCTCGGCAAGCTCAAGGGCAACAAGGGCGACCAGAACTACACCGTCCCCGCCGAGGTGAACATCGCCGACTACAGCAGCGTCACCATCTGGTGCGACCGCTTCGACGTCTCGTTCGGCGCAGCACCCCTACGGTCCACCTGA
- a CDS encoding MarR family transcriptional regulator, with the protein MPGGRLTQQERRQIALGVTDGLAYAEIARRLDRPTSTVTREVMRNGGPTAYRAESAHRATERRAQRRRQPVPLGPQAPGRADGPDAEAVREYEEETFTTVLMQTGMPRMTARVLACLCTSDSGSLTAAELVRRLQVSPASVSKAIAFLEAQGLIRRERHEGRRERYAVDDDVWYQSTVASARGTARLADIARQGVGVLGPGTPAGARLENIARFVDFVSESIVRAADQARDILHTRPETAPDSGA; encoded by the coding sequence ATGCCGGGAGGCAGGCTCACCCAACAGGAGCGCCGACAGATCGCCCTGGGGGTGACCGACGGACTCGCCTACGCGGAGATCGCCCGGCGCCTCGACCGTCCGACGTCCACGGTCACGCGCGAGGTGATGCGCAACGGCGGCCCCACCGCCTACCGCGCCGAGTCGGCCCACCGCGCCACCGAACGCCGTGCGCAGCGGCGCCGGCAGCCCGTGCCCCTGGGGCCGCAGGCACCCGGGCGGGCCGACGGGCCCGACGCCGAAGCCGTGCGCGAGTACGAGGAGGAGACCTTCACCACCGTCCTCATGCAGACGGGCATGCCCAGGATGACGGCACGGGTGCTGGCCTGCCTCTGCACCAGCGACAGCGGCAGCCTCACCGCGGCCGAACTCGTCCGGCGCCTCCAGGTCAGCCCGGCCTCCGTCTCCAAGGCGATCGCCTTCCTCGAAGCCCAGGGCCTGATCCGCCGGGAACGCCACGAAGGCCGCCGCGAGCGCTACGCCGTCGACGACGACGTCTGGTACCAGTCCACGGTCGCCAGTGCCCGCGGCACCGCCCGGCTCGCCGACATCGCACGGCAGGGCGTCGGCGTCCTCGGCCCCGGCACCCCTGCCGGCGCCCGCCTCGAAAACATCGCCCGCTTCGTCGACTTCGTCTCCGAGAGCATCGTCCGCGCCGCCGACCAAGCGCGCGACATCCTTCACACCCGACCCGAAACGGCCCCGGACAGCGGGGCCTGA
- a CDS encoding DUF4097 family beta strand repeat-containing protein, with amino-acid sequence MLKFDTPAPVSAVLDVPAGLVRFIAADRTDTTVEVLPANASKSRDVKAAEQTTVEYRDGVLRIAAPEAKNQLFGASGSLEVTVQLPAGSHVEAKTAAVELRGVGRLGEVTFDGAQGPVRIDEAAGARLTLLDGDVTIGRLGGPAEISTARGDIRITEAVRGTVTLNTQQGDIAVGAARGTSATLDAGTAYGRIHNTLTNADGPDAALGIHATTTQGDITARSL; translated from the coding sequence ATGCTGAAGTTCGACACCCCCGCCCCCGTCTCCGCCGTCCTGGACGTCCCCGCGGGGCTGGTCCGGTTCATCGCGGCGGACCGGACGGACACCACGGTGGAGGTCCTGCCCGCGAACGCCTCGAAGAGCCGTGACGTGAAGGCGGCCGAGCAGACCACGGTCGAGTACCGCGACGGGGTCCTGCGGATCGCCGCTCCGGAAGCGAAGAACCAGCTCTTCGGTGCCTCCGGATCCCTGGAGGTCACGGTCCAACTGCCCGCCGGCTCCCACGTCGAGGCGAAGACCGCCGCCGTCGAACTCCGCGGCGTCGGGCGCCTCGGAGAGGTCACCTTCGACGGTGCACAGGGCCCGGTCAGGATCGACGAGGCCGCCGGCGCCCGCCTGACCCTCCTCGACGGTGACGTCACCATCGGTCGCCTGGGAGGCCCGGCCGAGATCAGCACCGCCAGGGGCGACATCCGGATCACCGAGGCCGTGCGCGGCACGGTCACCCTGAACACCCAGCAGGGCGACATCGCGGTCGGCGCCGCCCGCGGAACCTCCGCCACCCTCGACGCCGGCACCGCCTACGGCCGGATCCACAACACCCTCACCAACGCCGACGGTCCCGACGCCGCCCTCGGCATCCACGCGACCACCACCCAGGGCGACATCACCGCCCGCAGCCTCTGA
- a CDS encoding serine hydrolase domain-containing protein — protein MPESASASASESASESVSESVSAGQDRPELQQAIEAIVDSGFTGVTMRVHDERGHWVGSAGVGELGGSAKPPTEGRFRIGSNTKTFTAALVLLLVAEGRIELDGPADDHLAEFGLDRRITARMLLQHTSGLFNFTGEYYEDGTVVPGIPWQGRAWVDNRFETHRPEELVRLALSKPARFAPGTDWSYSNTNYVLARLLVERATGRPFVEEMQRLVLEPLGLSGTVVPETSTDISGPHAHAYYRYEDAGRQETVDVTRQNPSWISTGGDMISTTQDLHTFISALTGGRLLPAPLLAEMYETHPKAGYGLGVFVQDTGRDGVTLITHNGGIAGHGGLMYSTPDGKKTLTASLNYVDDATMSLAGAYQEATRTLTAAVFPTAPSTPKP, from the coding sequence ATGCCTGAATCCGCATCCGCATCCGCATCCGAATCCGCATCCGAATCCGTCTCCGAATCCGTCTCCGCGGGGCAGGACCGCCCGGAGCTGCAGCAGGCCATCGAGGCCATCGTCGATTCCGGTTTCACCGGGGTGACGATGCGGGTGCACGACGAGCGCGGCCACTGGGTCGGCAGCGCCGGGGTGGGTGAGCTGGGCGGGAGCGCCAAGCCGCCGACCGAGGGGCGGTTCCGGATCGGCAGCAACACCAAGACCTTCACCGCGGCCCTCGTACTGCTCCTGGTGGCCGAGGGCCGGATCGAGCTGGATGGCCCGGCGGACGACCACCTGGCGGAGTTCGGGCTGGACCGGCGGATCACGGCACGGATGCTGCTGCAGCACACCAGCGGCCTGTTCAACTTCACCGGCGAGTACTACGAGGACGGAACCGTCGTGCCGGGCATCCCCTGGCAGGGCCGCGCATGGGTGGACAACCGCTTCGAGACCCACCGGCCGGAAGAACTGGTACGGCTGGCGCTGTCCAAGCCGGCACGGTTCGCACCGGGCACGGACTGGAGCTACTCCAACACCAACTACGTCCTGGCCAGGTTGCTGGTCGAGCGGGCCACCGGCCGCCCGTTCGTCGAGGAGATGCAGCGGCTGGTCCTGGAGCCGCTCGGGCTGTCGGGCACCGTCGTACCGGAGACCTCGACGGACATCTCCGGGCCGCACGCCCACGCCTACTACCGGTACGAGGACGCCGGCCGGCAGGAGACGGTCGACGTCACCCGCCAGAACCCCTCCTGGATCTCCACCGGCGGCGACATGATCTCCACCACCCAGGACCTCCACACCTTCATCTCCGCGCTCACGGGCGGCCGGCTCCTCCCGGCTCCGCTGCTGGCCGAGATGTACGAGACGCACCCCAAGGCGGGATACGGCCTGGGAGTGTTCGTGCAGGACACGGGCCGCGACGGCGTCACCCTCATCACCCACAACGGCGGCATCGCGGGCCACGGCGGGTTGATGTACAGCACGCCCGACGGCAAGAAGACCCTGACCGCCTCCCTGAACTACGTGGACGACGCCACGATGTCCCTGGCCGGGGCCTACCAGGAGGCGACGCGAACCCTCACGGCCGCGGTCTTCCCCACCGCCCCCTCCACGCCGAAGCCCTGA